A portion of the Carya illinoinensis cultivar Pawnee chromosome 11, C.illinoinensisPawnee_v1, whole genome shotgun sequence genome contains these proteins:
- the LOC122282402 gene encoding uncharacterized protein LOC122282402, with amino-acid sequence MTSEQVKHSSAEGEKRKPFDPAVREMVSAITHRFTDLQKSGKLQQGDDQDDNGVRIVTLAGNNTGATLRSEMDEKASPLHGVSLGEPEDLTTYVNSNFQAINNSIMMGGSYNTNDPGVHVDIVDYFDSKGQNPADKQGKKGKRKEKESSKSDQQVSEPTE; translated from the coding sequence ATGACCTCTGAACAAGTTAAGCACTCGTCCGCAGAAGGAGAGAAGCGAAAGCCATTTGACCCTGCAGTCAGGGAGATGGTGTCTGCCATAACTCACCGCTTTACTGATCTTCAGAAATCTGGGAAACTGCAGCAGGGCGATGATCAGGATGATAATGGTGTAAGAATCGTCACCCTTGCCGGAAACAACACCGGAGCCACTCTGCGAAGCGAGATGGACGAGAAAGCCAGTCCTCTTCATGGGGTTTCACTTGGGGAGCCTGAGGACCTGACCACATACGTGAACAGCAACTTCCAGGCCATCAACAACTCAATCATGATGGGTGGCAGCTACAACACCAACGACCCAGGTGTTCATGTGGACATCGTGGACTACTTTGACAGCAAAGGCCAGAATCCAGCAGACAAGCAAGGAAAGAAGggtaagagaaaagagaaggaaagcTCCAAAAGTGACCAACAAGTTTCCGAGCCTACTGAATGA
- the LOC122282614 gene encoding E3 ubiquitin-protein ligase MARCHF2 isoform X2, with protein MLKDTSCDGDLPDLEKQSANANSNHGCDQTPEPTAKLSTAVDSSNDDEQLPPALSPKKAYLSRTASFAELCRVCQQEKEEILIDLGCHCRGGLAKAHRSCIDTWFCTRGSNKCEICQEVAANVPPPDSQPSTNYWVWRNDTNFRHQDRERVSLLFLDLGLDCELLWISFMSGV; from the exons ATGCTGAAAGACACCAGCTGCGATGGTGATCTTCCCGACCTGGAGAAGCAGTCAGCCAACGCCAACTCCAACCATGGTTGTGATCAGACTCCCGAACCAACTGCAAAGTTGTCAACTGCTGTGGACTCCTCTAATGACGATGAGCAACTGCCCCCTGCTCTGTCTCCCAAAAAGGCATATTTGTCGAGGACAGCAAGTTTTGCTGAGCTATGCAG AGTGTGTCAGCAGGAGAAGGAAGAAATTCTTATAGATCTTGGGTGCCATTGTCGAGGTGGACTTGCAAAAGCCCACCGATCATGCATAGATACTTGGTTTTGTACAAGAGGATCAAACAAATGTGAGATATGCCA GGAGGTAGCTGCAAACGTGCCACCTCCAGATTCCCAGCCTAGT ACAAATTACTGGGTTTGGAGGAATGACACAAATTTTAGGCATCAAGATCGTGAAAGG GTGTCATTATTGTTCTTGGACTTGGGACTGGACTGCGAGTTGCTCTGGATTTCTTTCATGAGTGGAGTTTGA
- the LOC122282614 gene encoding E3 ubiquitin-protein ligase MARCHF2 isoform X1 encodes MLKDTSCDGDLPDLEKQSANANSNHGCDQTPEPTAKLSTAVDSSNDDEQLPPALSPKKAYLSRTASFAELCRVCQQEKEEILIDLGCHCRGGLAKAHRSCIDTWFCTRGSNKCEICQEVAANVPPPDSQPSTNYWVWRNDTNFRHQDRERNCFSPLWVAFSILVCGLLLDVLISITLGISALPINVIIGVIIVLGLGTGLRVALDFFHEWSLRRVVQRVETNVSLGYHPAI; translated from the exons ATGCTGAAAGACACCAGCTGCGATGGTGATCTTCCCGACCTGGAGAAGCAGTCAGCCAACGCCAACTCCAACCATGGTTGTGATCAGACTCCCGAACCAACTGCAAAGTTGTCAACTGCTGTGGACTCCTCTAATGACGATGAGCAACTGCCCCCTGCTCTGTCTCCCAAAAAGGCATATTTGTCGAGGACAGCAAGTTTTGCTGAGCTATGCAG AGTGTGTCAGCAGGAGAAGGAAGAAATTCTTATAGATCTTGGGTGCCATTGTCGAGGTGGACTTGCAAAAGCCCACCGATCATGCATAGATACTTGGTTTTGTACAAGAGGATCAAACAAATGTGAGATATGCCA GGAGGTAGCTGCAAACGTGCCACCTCCAGATTCCCAGCCTAGT ACAAATTACTGGGTTTGGAGGAATGACACAAATTTTAGGCATCAAGATCGTGAAAGG AACTGTTTTAGTCCACTTTGGGTGGCATTTTCAATCCTCGTTTGTGGCCTCCTGTTGGATGTGCTGATATCCATTACCCTGGGTATCTCGGCACTGCCCATCAACGTTATAATCG GTGTCATTATTGTTCTTGGACTTGGGACTGGACTGCGAGTTGCTCTGGATTTCTTTCATGAGTGGAGTTTGAGAAGAGTTGTGCAAAGAGTGGAAACAAATGTGAGTCTTGGTTATCATCCTGCCATATAG
- the LOC122281645 gene encoding protein NTM1-like 9 isoform X1 — translation MEAMSMESLPLGFRFRPTDEELINHYLKLKINGRHSDVRVISEIDVCRYEPWDLPVNCLICEKKELSVIKTDDPEWFFFCPRDRKYPNGHRSNRATDAGYWKATGKDRTIKSRKSGSNTTLIGMKKTLVFYRGRAPKGERTNWIMHEYRATQRQLDGTHPGQAPFVLCRLFRKPEEKADIVKYDEVDNTGSSPTTTKSSPDDLSSDVVQETPMSDVQVGNQSEGIKRWLTDELDNVTPNAHMPVDTSSISYMASDVEEDHVQEGTGIEVHQPLGDNSTIYEPASCQIDYIDFSPSQPQNHTQLAPYNLGSPFASDFGNDNNTFHSLGDTSEQDISFTELFDEVFNNHDLDSWDESATQKNSVVGSGTHLSSQVCKVEAVPPGSSYVRESDAYSDVARIQKHDDNWQLLQRQNSFGSFHAFAPLVDWELKGENMADLWDNSVGFDASPANSALGLTYGLNSEEMAEEKNPVNYSSGPVGGSVIKIRSRQPLHQPNSDKFGTQGTAPRRILMQMNTSTGSACYSEVRGGSCSEGEDEVQSTVLEDKQSLDCRPTFSEPEEDSELLKVQGTAHHSKDSGAIHSEDEDEVQSTLTEAKEASEHSPTFCKLKEESEEASEHASRFAEPEEESEEASEQGSSFVEPEEEYKLLTSEEYKGTNGESSAKLRLGVTQGILQGSRQIGVTHFVKCSSRAPRSLLIYTVGVSLVVLLSAAFIGVWI, via the exons atggaAGCGATGTCGATGGAATCGCTGCCTCTGGGGTTCAGATTCAGGCCGACGGATGAAGAGCTCATAAATCATTACCTCAAGTTGAAAATCAACGGCCGTCATTCCGACGTCCGGGTCATCTCCGAAATCGACGTTTGCAGATATGAGCCCTGGGATTTGCCtg TTAACTGCttaatttgtgaaaaaaaaGAGCTTTCGGTGATAAAGACGGACGATCCAGAGTGGTTCTTCTTCTGTCCGCGTGATCGGAAGTACCCAAACGGGCATCGTTCCAACAGGGCCACTGACGCCGGATACTGGAAAGCGACCGGCAAGGACCGCACCATCAAGTCCCGTAAGTCTGGGTCTAATACCACCTTGATCGGCATGAAGAAGACCTTGGTTTTCTACAGAGGCCGTGCTCCGAAGGGGGAGCGCACAAACTGGATCATGCACGAGTATCGTGCTACCCAGAGACAACTTGATGGTACTCATCCCGGCCAG GCTCCTTTTGTACTGTGTCGCTTGTTCAGAAAGCCAGAGGAGAAGGCGGACATTGTAAAGTATGATGAAGTGGATAATACTGGCTCATCTCCTACCACTACCAAGTCCTCTCCTGACGATTTATCATCGGATGTGGTTCAAGAAACACCAATGTCAGATGTGCAAGTTGGTAACCAATCTGAAGGTATAAAGAGATGGTTGACCGATGAGTTGGATAACGTCACCCCTAATGCTCATATGCCTGTTGACACAAGTAGCATTAGTTATATGGCGTCTGATGTGGAAGAAGATCATGTACAAGAAGGTACTGGTATAGAG GTTCATCAGCCTCTGGGAGATAATTCAACGATCTATGAGCCTGCTTCTTGCCAGATCGATTACATAGATTTCTCCCCGTCGCAACCACAGAATCACACACAGCTGGCCCCTTATAATCTGGGTTCACCTTTTGCCAGTGACTTTGGCAACGACAATAACACATTCCATTCTCTTGGTGACACAAGTGAACAGGACATATCTTTTACAGAGTTGTTCGATGAGGTGTTCAATAACCATGATTTGGACTCGTGGGATGAATCAGCCACTCAGAAGAACTCAGTTGTGGGAAGTGGCACCCATTTGTCTAGTCAAGTATGTAAGGTAGAGGCTGTACCACCTGGAAGCTCCTATGTTAGGGAAAGTGATGCATACAGTGATGTGGCCCGAATTCAG AAGCATGATGATAATTGGCAGTTATTACAAAGGCAAAATTCATTTGGATCTTTCCATGCTTTTGCGCCACTTGTTGACTGGGAACTTAAGGGGGAAAATATGGCCGACCTTTGGGATAATTCTGTGGGATTTGATGCTTCACCTGCCAATTCTGCTCTGGGCTTAACCTATGGGCTCAATTCTGAAGAAATGGCAGAGGAGAAGAATCCGGTTAACTACAGCAGTGGTCCTGTTGGTGGATCTGTTATCAAGATTAGGAGCCGGCAGCCTCTACATCAACCAAATTCAGACAAATTTGGAACTCAAGGCACAGCGCCAAGAAGAATCCTTATGCAGATGAATACTTCTACTGGGTCAGCTTGCTATAGTGAAGTGAGAGGAGGAAGCTGTAgtgaaggagaagatgaagtACAATCAACTGTTCTCGAG GACAAACAATCTTTGGACTGCAGGCCTACCTTTTCTGAGCCAGAGGAAGACAGTGAGCTTTTGAAGGTTCAAGGCACCGCTCATCATAGTAAAGATAGTGGTGCAATCCAcagtgaagatgaagatgaagtgCAATCAACTCTTACTGAG GCCAAAGAAGCCTCAGAGCACAGCCCTACTTTTTGTAAGCTAAAGGAAGAGAGTGAAGAAGCCTCTGAGCATGCGTCTAGATTTGCTGAGCCAGAGGAAGAGAGTGAAGAAGCTTCAGAGCAAGGTTCTAGCTTTGTCGAGCCAGAGGAAGAATACAAGCTTTTGACTTCTGAGGAGTACAAGGGAACTAATGGAGAATCCTCGGCAAAACTTAGGTTAGGAGTGACACAAGGTATTCTGCAGGGCAGCAGGCAGATAGGGGTGACCCATTTTGTGAAATGTTCTTCTCGTGCCCCACGTTCCTTGTTAATCTATACAGTTGGAGTTTCTCTAGTTGTGCTCCTGTCTGCAGCCTTTATTGGGGTATGGATATGA
- the LOC122281645 gene encoding protein NTM1-like 9 isoform X3: MEAMSMESLPLGFRFRPTDEELINHYLKLKINGRHSDVRVISEIDVCRYEPWDLPELSVIKTDDPEWFFFCPRDRKYPNGHRSNRATDAGYWKATGKDRTIKSRKSGSNTTLIGMKKTLVFYRGRAPKGERTNWIMHEYRATQRQLDGTHPGQAPFVLCRLFRKPEEKADIVKYDEVDNTGSSPTTTKSSPDDLSSDVVQETPMSDVQVGNQSEGIKRWLTDELDNVTPNAHMPVDTSSISYMASDVEEDHVQEGTGIEVHQPLGDNSTIYEPASCQIDYIDFSPSQPQNHTQLAPYNLGSPFASDFGNDNNTFHSLGDTSEQDISFTELFDEVFNNHDLDSWDESATQKNSVVGSGTHLSSQVCKVEAVPPGSSYVRESDAYSDVARIQKHDDNWQLLQRQNSFGSFHAFAPLVDWELKGENMADLWDNSVGFDASPANSALGLTYGLNSEEMAEEKNPVNYSSGPVGGSVIKIRSRQPLHQPNSDKFGTQGTAPRRILMQMNTSTGSACYSEVRGGSCSEGEDEVQSTVLEDKQSLDCRPTFSEPEEDSELLKVQGTAHHSKDSGAIHSEDEDEVQSTLTEAKEASEHSPTFCKLKEESEEASEHASRFAEPEEESEEASEQGSSFVEPEEEYKLLTSEEYKGTNGESSAKLRLGVTQGILQGSRQIGVTHFVKCSSRAPRSLLIYTVGVSLVVLLSAAFIGVWI, from the exons atggaAGCGATGTCGATGGAATCGCTGCCTCTGGGGTTCAGATTCAGGCCGACGGATGAAGAGCTCATAAATCATTACCTCAAGTTGAAAATCAACGGCCGTCATTCCGACGTCCGGGTCATCTCCGAAATCGACGTTTGCAGATATGAGCCCTGGGATTTGCCtg AGCTTTCGGTGATAAAGACGGACGATCCAGAGTGGTTCTTCTTCTGTCCGCGTGATCGGAAGTACCCAAACGGGCATCGTTCCAACAGGGCCACTGACGCCGGATACTGGAAAGCGACCGGCAAGGACCGCACCATCAAGTCCCGTAAGTCTGGGTCTAATACCACCTTGATCGGCATGAAGAAGACCTTGGTTTTCTACAGAGGCCGTGCTCCGAAGGGGGAGCGCACAAACTGGATCATGCACGAGTATCGTGCTACCCAGAGACAACTTGATGGTACTCATCCCGGCCAG GCTCCTTTTGTACTGTGTCGCTTGTTCAGAAAGCCAGAGGAGAAGGCGGACATTGTAAAGTATGATGAAGTGGATAATACTGGCTCATCTCCTACCACTACCAAGTCCTCTCCTGACGATTTATCATCGGATGTGGTTCAAGAAACACCAATGTCAGATGTGCAAGTTGGTAACCAATCTGAAGGTATAAAGAGATGGTTGACCGATGAGTTGGATAACGTCACCCCTAATGCTCATATGCCTGTTGACACAAGTAGCATTAGTTATATGGCGTCTGATGTGGAAGAAGATCATGTACAAGAAGGTACTGGTATAGAG GTTCATCAGCCTCTGGGAGATAATTCAACGATCTATGAGCCTGCTTCTTGCCAGATCGATTACATAGATTTCTCCCCGTCGCAACCACAGAATCACACACAGCTGGCCCCTTATAATCTGGGTTCACCTTTTGCCAGTGACTTTGGCAACGACAATAACACATTCCATTCTCTTGGTGACACAAGTGAACAGGACATATCTTTTACAGAGTTGTTCGATGAGGTGTTCAATAACCATGATTTGGACTCGTGGGATGAATCAGCCACTCAGAAGAACTCAGTTGTGGGAAGTGGCACCCATTTGTCTAGTCAAGTATGTAAGGTAGAGGCTGTACCACCTGGAAGCTCCTATGTTAGGGAAAGTGATGCATACAGTGATGTGGCCCGAATTCAG AAGCATGATGATAATTGGCAGTTATTACAAAGGCAAAATTCATTTGGATCTTTCCATGCTTTTGCGCCACTTGTTGACTGGGAACTTAAGGGGGAAAATATGGCCGACCTTTGGGATAATTCTGTGGGATTTGATGCTTCACCTGCCAATTCTGCTCTGGGCTTAACCTATGGGCTCAATTCTGAAGAAATGGCAGAGGAGAAGAATCCGGTTAACTACAGCAGTGGTCCTGTTGGTGGATCTGTTATCAAGATTAGGAGCCGGCAGCCTCTACATCAACCAAATTCAGACAAATTTGGAACTCAAGGCACAGCGCCAAGAAGAATCCTTATGCAGATGAATACTTCTACTGGGTCAGCTTGCTATAGTGAAGTGAGAGGAGGAAGCTGTAgtgaaggagaagatgaagtACAATCAACTGTTCTCGAG GACAAACAATCTTTGGACTGCAGGCCTACCTTTTCTGAGCCAGAGGAAGACAGTGAGCTTTTGAAGGTTCAAGGCACCGCTCATCATAGTAAAGATAGTGGTGCAATCCAcagtgaagatgaagatgaagtgCAATCAACTCTTACTGAG GCCAAAGAAGCCTCAGAGCACAGCCCTACTTTTTGTAAGCTAAAGGAAGAGAGTGAAGAAGCCTCTGAGCATGCGTCTAGATTTGCTGAGCCAGAGGAAGAGAGTGAAGAAGCTTCAGAGCAAGGTTCTAGCTTTGTCGAGCCAGAGGAAGAATACAAGCTTTTGACTTCTGAGGAGTACAAGGGAACTAATGGAGAATCCTCGGCAAAACTTAGGTTAGGAGTGACACAAGGTATTCTGCAGGGCAGCAGGCAGATAGGGGTGACCCATTTTGTGAAATGTTCTTCTCGTGCCCCACGTTCCTTGTTAATCTATACAGTTGGAGTTTCTCTAGTTGTGCTCCTGTCTGCAGCCTTTATTGGGGTATGGATATGA
- the LOC122281645 gene encoding protein NTM1-like 9 isoform X2: MEAMSMESLPLGFRFRPTDEELINHYLKLKINGRHSDVRVISEIDVCRYEPWDLPVNCLICEKKELSVIKTDDPEWFFFCPRDRKYPNGHRSNRATDAGYWKATGKDRTIKSRKSGSNTTLIGMKKTLVFYRGRAPKGERTNWIMHEYRATQRQLDGTHPGQAPFVLCRLFRKPEEKADIVKYDEVDNTGSSPTTTKSSPDDLSSDVVQETPMSDVQVGNQSEGIKRWLTDELDNVTPNAHMPVDTSSISYMASDVEEDHVQEGTGIEVHQPLGDNSTIYEPASCQIDYIDFSPSQPQNHTQLAPYNLGSPFASDFGNDNNTFHSLGDTSEQDISFTELFDEVFNNHDLDSWDESATQKNSVVGSGTHLSSQVCKVEAVPPGSSYVRESDAYSDVARIQHDDNWQLLQRQNSFGSFHAFAPLVDWELKGENMADLWDNSVGFDASPANSALGLTYGLNSEEMAEEKNPVNYSSGPVGGSVIKIRSRQPLHQPNSDKFGTQGTAPRRILMQMNTSTGSACYSEVRGGSCSEGEDEVQSTVLEDKQSLDCRPTFSEPEEDSELLKVQGTAHHSKDSGAIHSEDEDEVQSTLTEAKEASEHSPTFCKLKEESEEASEHASRFAEPEEESEEASEQGSSFVEPEEEYKLLTSEEYKGTNGESSAKLRLGVTQGILQGSRQIGVTHFVKCSSRAPRSLLIYTVGVSLVVLLSAAFIGVWI, translated from the exons atggaAGCGATGTCGATGGAATCGCTGCCTCTGGGGTTCAGATTCAGGCCGACGGATGAAGAGCTCATAAATCATTACCTCAAGTTGAAAATCAACGGCCGTCATTCCGACGTCCGGGTCATCTCCGAAATCGACGTTTGCAGATATGAGCCCTGGGATTTGCCtg TTAACTGCttaatttgtgaaaaaaaaGAGCTTTCGGTGATAAAGACGGACGATCCAGAGTGGTTCTTCTTCTGTCCGCGTGATCGGAAGTACCCAAACGGGCATCGTTCCAACAGGGCCACTGACGCCGGATACTGGAAAGCGACCGGCAAGGACCGCACCATCAAGTCCCGTAAGTCTGGGTCTAATACCACCTTGATCGGCATGAAGAAGACCTTGGTTTTCTACAGAGGCCGTGCTCCGAAGGGGGAGCGCACAAACTGGATCATGCACGAGTATCGTGCTACCCAGAGACAACTTGATGGTACTCATCCCGGCCAG GCTCCTTTTGTACTGTGTCGCTTGTTCAGAAAGCCAGAGGAGAAGGCGGACATTGTAAAGTATGATGAAGTGGATAATACTGGCTCATCTCCTACCACTACCAAGTCCTCTCCTGACGATTTATCATCGGATGTGGTTCAAGAAACACCAATGTCAGATGTGCAAGTTGGTAACCAATCTGAAGGTATAAAGAGATGGTTGACCGATGAGTTGGATAACGTCACCCCTAATGCTCATATGCCTGTTGACACAAGTAGCATTAGTTATATGGCGTCTGATGTGGAAGAAGATCATGTACAAGAAGGTACTGGTATAGAG GTTCATCAGCCTCTGGGAGATAATTCAACGATCTATGAGCCTGCTTCTTGCCAGATCGATTACATAGATTTCTCCCCGTCGCAACCACAGAATCACACACAGCTGGCCCCTTATAATCTGGGTTCACCTTTTGCCAGTGACTTTGGCAACGACAATAACACATTCCATTCTCTTGGTGACACAAGTGAACAGGACATATCTTTTACAGAGTTGTTCGATGAGGTGTTCAATAACCATGATTTGGACTCGTGGGATGAATCAGCCACTCAGAAGAACTCAGTTGTGGGAAGTGGCACCCATTTGTCTAGTCAAGTATGTAAGGTAGAGGCTGTACCACCTGGAAGCTCCTATGTTAGGGAAAGTGATGCATACAGTGATGTGGCCCGAATTCAG CATGATGATAATTGGCAGTTATTACAAAGGCAAAATTCATTTGGATCTTTCCATGCTTTTGCGCCACTTGTTGACTGGGAACTTAAGGGGGAAAATATGGCCGACCTTTGGGATAATTCTGTGGGATTTGATGCTTCACCTGCCAATTCTGCTCTGGGCTTAACCTATGGGCTCAATTCTGAAGAAATGGCAGAGGAGAAGAATCCGGTTAACTACAGCAGTGGTCCTGTTGGTGGATCTGTTATCAAGATTAGGAGCCGGCAGCCTCTACATCAACCAAATTCAGACAAATTTGGAACTCAAGGCACAGCGCCAAGAAGAATCCTTATGCAGATGAATACTTCTACTGGGTCAGCTTGCTATAGTGAAGTGAGAGGAGGAAGCTGTAgtgaaggagaagatgaagtACAATCAACTGTTCTCGAG GACAAACAATCTTTGGACTGCAGGCCTACCTTTTCTGAGCCAGAGGAAGACAGTGAGCTTTTGAAGGTTCAAGGCACCGCTCATCATAGTAAAGATAGTGGTGCAATCCAcagtgaagatgaagatgaagtgCAATCAACTCTTACTGAG GCCAAAGAAGCCTCAGAGCACAGCCCTACTTTTTGTAAGCTAAAGGAAGAGAGTGAAGAAGCCTCTGAGCATGCGTCTAGATTTGCTGAGCCAGAGGAAGAGAGTGAAGAAGCTTCAGAGCAAGGTTCTAGCTTTGTCGAGCCAGAGGAAGAATACAAGCTTTTGACTTCTGAGGAGTACAAGGGAACTAATGGAGAATCCTCGGCAAAACTTAGGTTAGGAGTGACACAAGGTATTCTGCAGGGCAGCAGGCAGATAGGGGTGACCCATTTTGTGAAATGTTCTTCTCGTGCCCCACGTTCCTTGTTAATCTATACAGTTGGAGTTTCTCTAGTTGTGCTCCTGTCTGCAGCCTTTATTGGGGTATGGATATGA
- the LOC122280375 gene encoding uncharacterized protein LOC122280375 — protein MILVAIVAEMMQEYTVLLARVLEHLFHSVPFPRRVRFLILHSLPFSSSNPVPA, from the coding sequence ATGATACTGGTGGCGATAGTGGCGGAGATGATGCAGGAATACACGGTGCTGTTGGCGAGGGTGCTGGAGCATCTTTTCCATTCCGTGCCGTTCCCAAGGCGGGTTCGTTTTCTCATCCTCCACAGTCTTCCTTTCTCGTCCTCAAATCCTGTACCCGCCTAA